One Pseudomonas tolaasii NCPPB 2192 genomic window carries:
- the tusD gene encoding sulfurtransferase complex subunit TusD encodes MKFAIAVFSAAHAPSSRRALLFAQAALAGGHEIVRLFFYQDGVYNAADNLVTPQDEQDTARQWREWVSAHQLDGVVCIAAALRRGVLNNEEATRYQRSAVNLSAPWALSGLGQLHDAVQAADRLICFGGP; translated from the coding sequence ATGAAGTTTGCGATTGCAGTGTTTTCCGCCGCCCACGCGCCCTCCTCGCGCCGTGCCCTGCTGTTTGCCCAGGCGGCATTGGCCGGCGGGCATGAAATTGTGCGGCTGTTTTTCTATCAGGACGGTGTGTACAACGCCGCCGATAACCTCGTGACGCCCCAGGACGAGCAGGACACCGCCCGCCAATGGCGCGAATGGGTCAGCGCGCACCAGCTCGACGGCGTGGTGTGTATCGCCGCCGCCTTGCGCCGTGGCGTGCTCAACAACGAAGAAGCTACACGCTATCAGCGCAGTGCGGTCAACCTGAGCGCGCCGTGGGCGTTATCGGGTTTGGGGCAGTTGCACGATGCCGTGCAGGCCGCCGACCGCCTGATCTGCTTTGGAGGGCCGTGA
- a CDS encoding CaiB/BaiF CoA transferase family protein, which produces MSGPLASLKVLDFSTLLPGPFASLLLADMGAEVLRIESSTRRDLLRVLPPHDRGTSASHAYLNRNKRSLALDLKKAEALEIVRELVKDYDIVLEQFRPGVMERLGLGYEALKAINPRLIYVSITGYGQTGPYKDRAGHDINYLALAGVASHTGRQDSGPLPLGVQLADVGGGSLHAVVGLLAAVIARQQSGVGQYLDVSMTDCSFSLNAMAGAGYLACGVEPAWENHVLNGGSFYDYYRTRDGRWMSVGSLEPGFMQQLCEALGRPELAALGLSPALKAALQVEFEKRSFDELCELFASVDACVEPVLSLSEAVEHPQLKARALVSQVPRGDGSTQAQLACPLKFSEGLPPPRHIGAAVGAHSDEVLAELGFSVQRIADLRQAGVVG; this is translated from the coding sequence ATGTCTGGTCCCTTGGCGTCCCTCAAAGTGCTGGATTTTTCCACCTTGCTGCCCGGCCCGTTTGCCTCGTTGCTGCTCGCGGACATGGGCGCCGAGGTGCTGCGCATCGAATCGTCTACGCGCAGGGACCTGCTGCGGGTGCTGCCGCCCCACGACCGCGGCACGTCGGCCAGCCACGCCTACCTCAATCGCAATAAACGCAGTTTGGCCCTGGACCTCAAAAAGGCCGAGGCGCTGGAGATCGTGCGTGAATTGGTGAAGGACTACGACATTGTCCTCGAACAGTTCCGCCCCGGCGTGATGGAGCGTCTGGGGCTGGGGTATGAGGCGCTGAAAGCGATCAACCCCCGGCTGATTTATGTGTCGATCACCGGTTACGGCCAGACCGGGCCTTATAAAGACCGCGCCGGGCATGACATCAACTACCTGGCGCTGGCCGGCGTGGCCAGCCATACCGGGCGGCAGGACAGCGGACCGTTGCCGCTGGGTGTGCAATTGGCGGATGTGGGCGGCGGCTCGCTGCATGCGGTAGTCGGGTTGCTCGCCGCGGTTATCGCCCGCCAGCAAAGCGGCGTCGGCCAATACCTGGATGTGAGCATGACCGATTGCTCGTTCAGCTTGAATGCCATGGCGGGCGCGGGTTACCTGGCCTGCGGTGTGGAGCCGGCGTGGGAAAACCATGTGCTCAATGGCGGCAGTTTTTATGATTATTACCGTACGCGGGATGGGCGCTGGATGTCGGTCGGCAGCCTGGAGCCCGGGTTTATGCAGCAACTCTGCGAGGCATTGGGGCGGCCGGAGCTGGCGGCGTTGGGCTTGTCCCCCGCGCTCAAGGCGGCGTTGCAGGTTGAATTCGAGAAGCGCAGCTTTGACGAGTTGTGCGAGCTGTTCGCCTCAGTCGATGCGTGCGTGGAGCCGGTGCTGAGCCTGAGTGAAGCGGTGGAGCATCCACAGCTCAAGGCGCGGGCGCTGGTCAGCCAGGTGCCACGGGGGGATGGTTCAACGCAGGCGCAACTGGCCTGCCCGTTGAAGTTTTCAGAAGGGTTGCCGCCGCCTCGGCACATTGGGGCGGCGGTGGGGGCGCACAGTGATGAAGTGCTGGCGGAGTTGGGGTTTAGTGTTCAGCGAATTGCAGATTTGCGGCAGGCTGGAGTAGTGGGGTGA
- a CDS encoding SprT family zinc-dependent metalloprotease: MPEQLNTRVEDCFLQAESFFKRSFKRPQVSLKLRGQKAGVAHLHENLLRFNPQLYRENTQHFLKQTVAHEVAHLIAHQLFGERIQPHGEEWQLIMRGVYELPPDRCHTYEVKRRQVTRYIYRCPCADSDFPFSSQRHALVAQGRRYLCRRCRQTLVFTGETRVE; encoded by the coding sequence ATGCCCGAGCAACTCAATACCCGCGTCGAAGATTGTTTCCTGCAAGCCGAATCCTTTTTCAAACGAAGCTTCAAACGCCCCCAAGTCAGCCTCAAGCTGCGGGGTCAGAAAGCCGGTGTCGCGCATTTGCACGAGAACCTGCTGCGTTTCAACCCACAGTTGTACCGAGAAAACACCCAACACTTCCTGAAACAAACCGTTGCCCACGAAGTGGCGCACCTGATTGCCCACCAGTTGTTTGGCGAACGCATCCAGCCCCATGGCGAGGAATGGCAATTGATCATGCGCGGGGTATACGAACTGCCGCCGGATCGCTGCCACACCTATGAAGTGAAACGCCGGCAGGTGACCCGCTATATCTACCGCTGCCCGTGTGCGGACAGTGATTTTCCGTTTTCGTCACAGCGCCATGCGCTGGTGGCTCAGGGAAGGCGGTATTTGTGCAGGCGGTGCCGGCAGACGTTGGTATTTACCGGCGAAACCCGGGTGGAGTGA
- a CDS encoding Yip1 family protein has product MIHHVVGLFTHPDQEWREIRGDKEESIGHMYLTHTLILAAIPAVSAFIGTTQVGWVIGSRAPVMLTQESALWMTLMSYAAMLGGVAVMGAFIHWMARTYDANPSMARCVAFATYTATPLFIGGLAALYPHMWLGMIVGTAAICYTVYLLYVGLPTFMNIDPDEGFLFSSSVLAVGLVVLVAIMAFTVIVWGLGVGPIYTN; this is encoded by the coding sequence ATGATCCATCACGTCGTGGGGCTGTTTACCCATCCCGACCAGGAATGGCGGGAAATCCGTGGCGATAAGGAAGAAAGCATCGGCCACATGTACCTCACTCACACCCTGATTCTCGCGGCGATCCCCGCCGTTTCCGCCTTTATCGGCACCACACAGGTCGGATGGGTTATCGGCAGCCGTGCTCCGGTGATGCTCACCCAGGAAAGCGCCTTGTGGATGACCCTCATGTCGTATGCCGCCATGCTTGGCGGCGTGGCGGTGATGGGTGCGTTCATTCACTGGATGGCCCGCACTTACGACGCCAACCCCAGCATGGCGCGTTGCGTGGCCTTTGCCACTTACACCGCCACACCACTGTTTATCGGCGGGCTGGCGGCACTCTACCCGCACATGTGGTTGGGCATGATCGTGGGCACGGCGGCCATCTGTTACACGGTCTACCTGCTGTATGTGGGGCTACCGACCTTTATGAACATCGACCCGGACGAGGGTTTCCTGTTTTCCAGCTCGGTACTCGCCGTGGGGCTAGTGGTGCTGGTGGCGATCATGGCCTTCACCGTGATCGTCTGGGGCCTTGGCGTGGGGCCGATTTACACCAACTAG
- the ttcA gene encoding tRNA 2-thiocytidine(32) synthetase TtcA encodes MGTLTVNQNKLQKRLRRLAGEAVADFNMIEDGDKVMVCLSGGKDSYTMLDVLLHLQKVAPITFEIVAVNMDQKQPGFPEHVLPAYLKELGVEYHIVEKDTYSVVKELVPEGKTTCSLCSRLRRGTLYTFADEIGATKMALGHHRDDIVETFFLNMFFNGSLKAMPPKLRADDGRNVVIRPLAYCNEKDIQAYSDFKQFPIIPCNLCGSQENLQRQVVKEMLVDWERKTPGRTESIFRALQNVQPSQLADRNLFDFTSLKIDETAASRFVNVVNL; translated from the coding sequence ATGGGCACTCTTACGGTCAACCAGAACAAACTGCAAAAACGCCTGCGTCGCCTGGCCGGTGAAGCGGTCGCCGATTTCAACATGATCGAGGACGGCGACAAGGTCATGGTCTGCCTCTCCGGCGGCAAAGACAGCTACACCATGCTCGATGTGCTGCTGCACCTGCAGAAGGTCGCACCGATCACGTTCGAGATCGTCGCCGTCAACATGGACCAGAAACAACCGGGCTTTCCCGAGCATGTGCTGCCGGCCTACCTCAAAGAGTTGGGCGTGGAATATCACATCGTCGAAAAAGACACCTATTCGGTGGTCAAGGAGCTGGTTCCGGAAGGCAAGACCACCTGCTCGCTGTGCTCGCGCCTGCGCCGTGGCACGCTCTACACCTTTGCCGACGAAATCGGCGCGACCAAGATGGCCCTGGGGCATCACCGCGACGATATCGTCGAGACCTTCTTCCTGAATATGTTCTTCAACGGCTCCCTCAAGGCCATGCCGCCCAAGCTGCGCGCCGATGATGGCCGCAACGTGGTGATCCGCCCGCTGGCGTATTGCAACGAGAAAGACATCCAGGCCTACTCCGACTTCAAGCAATTCCCGATCATCCCCTGCAACCTGTGCGGCTCCCAGGAAAACCTGCAGCGCCAGGTGGTCAAGGAAATGCTGGTGGACTGGGAGCGCAAAACGCCGGGCCGTACCGAAAGCATCTTCCGCGCGTTGCAGAACGTACAGCCGTCGCAGCTGGCGGATCGCAACCTGTTCGATTTCACCAGCTTGAAGATCGACGAGACGGCCGCGTCGCGCTTCGTCAACGTTGTGAACCTCTAA
- a CDS encoding DNA-3-methyladenine glycosylase I: MRDYKWLHEYCLNRFGSAAKLDAHLAVPKTPAQLRRISDDRYLSTLALRVFRAGLKHSVVDAKWPAFEEVFFGFNPEKVVLMGAEHLERLMQDTRIIRHLGKLKSVPRNAQMILDIEQEKGSFGAFIADWPVTEIVGLWKYLSKHGHQLGGLSAPRFLRMVGKDTFVPSDDVVAALNAQKIVDKVPTSLRDLAIVQDAFNQWHAESGRPMCQLSMMLAYTVNH; the protein is encoded by the coding sequence ATGCGCGATTACAAGTGGCTGCACGAATACTGTCTGAACCGTTTCGGTTCGGCTGCCAAACTGGACGCCCACCTGGCTGTACCCAAGACCCCGGCGCAACTGCGCAGGATCAGCGATGATCGCTACCTGTCGACCCTGGCGCTGCGAGTGTTTCGCGCCGGGCTCAAGCACAGCGTGGTGGACGCCAAATGGCCGGCATTCGAAGAAGTCTTCTTCGGCTTCAACCCGGAGAAAGTTGTGCTGATGGGCGCCGAGCACCTGGAGCGCCTGATGCAGGACACGCGCATCATCCGCCACCTGGGCAAGCTCAAGAGCGTGCCGCGCAATGCGCAGATGATTCTGGATATCGAGCAGGAGAAGGGCAGTTTCGGCGCGTTCATCGCCGACTGGCCGGTGACGGAAATCGTCGGCCTGTGGAAGTACCTGAGCAAGCACGGCCACCAGTTGGGCGGGCTGTCGGCACCACGCTTTTTGCGCATGGTCGGCAAGGATACCTTTGTGCCGAGTGATGACGTGGTGGCGGCGCTGAATGCGCAGAAGATCGTCGATAAGGTGCCGACCAGCCTGCGGGATTTGGCGATTGTGCAGGATGCTTTCAATCAGTGGCATGCCGAGAGCGGGCGGCCGATGTGCCAGTTGTCGATGATGTTGGCGTACACGGTGAATCATTGA
- a CDS encoding DUF2069 domain-containing protein, with the protein MARKPKVLPPTAWLAPRVKTARALSLLAFFGLVGLLSGYYLFVADLHGARPWVILLIELVPLLILAPGMLMGSARGHSWMCFVVNLYFIKGALAAYDPNRQWFGVLEMLASLAVFCTALLYVRWRHQLNRRLAEA; encoded by the coding sequence GTGGCCAGGAAGCCTAAGGTCCTGCCACCAACGGCTTGGCTCGCGCCACGGGTCAAGACCGCGCGGGCGCTGAGCCTGCTGGCGTTTTTTGGCCTGGTGGGCTTGCTGAGCGGTTACTACCTGTTCGTGGCCGACCTGCACGGCGCGCGCCCGTGGGTGATCCTGCTGATCGAACTGGTGCCGCTGCTGATACTCGCGCCGGGAATGCTGATGGGCAGCGCGCGCGGGCATTCGTGGATGTGCTTTGTGGTGAACCTGTATTTCATCAAGGGCGCGCTGGCGGCGTATGACCCCAACCGGCAGTGGTTCGGAGTGCTGGAGATGCTGGCGAGTCTGGCGGTGTTTTGTACGGCGCTGCTGTATGTGCGGTGGCGGCATCAGCTCAATCGGCGGCTTGCTGAGGCCTGA
- the wrbA gene encoding NAD(P)H:quinone oxidoreductase — protein sequence MSAPYVLVLYYSRNGSVSEMARQIARGIEQAGLEARLRTVPAISTECEAVAPSIPDEGALYASLDDLKNCSALALGSPTRFGNMAAPLKYFLDGTSNLWLTGALVGKPAGVFTSTASLHGGQETTLMSMLLPLLHHGMLITGLPYSEQALLDTQGGGTPYGASHHSGPDGKRMLDPHEISLCRALGLRLAKTASLLENGRGQEA from the coding sequence GTGAGCGCACCCTATGTGCTGGTGTTGTATTACAGCCGCAACGGCTCGGTGAGCGAAATGGCCCGGCAGATTGCCCGGGGCATCGAGCAGGCCGGGCTGGAGGCGCGCCTGCGCACCGTTCCGGCGATCTCCACCGAGTGCGAAGCCGTGGCGCCCAGCATTCCGGACGAAGGCGCGCTGTACGCCAGCCTTGATGACCTGAAAAACTGCTCCGCCCTGGCCCTCGGCAGCCCGACGCGCTTCGGCAACATGGCCGCGCCGCTCAAATACTTCCTCGACGGCACCAGCAACCTGTGGCTCACCGGCGCCCTCGTCGGCAAGCCGGCCGGTGTATTCACCTCCACCGCCAGCCTGCACGGCGGCCAGGAAACCACGTTGATGTCGATGCTGCTGCCGTTGCTGCACCACGGCATGTTGATCACCGGCCTGCCCTACAGCGAACAGGCCTTGCTCGACACCCAGGGCGGCGGCACGCCGTATGGCGCCAGCCACCACTCGGGGCCGGACGGCAAGCGCATGCTCGATCCACATGAAATCAGCCTGTGCCGCGCCCTCGGCCTGCGCCTGGCGAAAACCGCGAGCCTGCTGGAGAACGGCCGTGGCCAGGAAGCCTAA
- the arsC gene encoding arsenate reductase (glutaredoxin) (This arsenate reductase requires both glutathione and glutaredoxin to convert arsenate to arsenite, after which the efflux transporter formed by ArsA and ArsB can extrude the arsenite from the cell, providing resistance.): MTDLTLYHNPRCSKSRGALELLEARGLTPTVVRYLETPLNAAQLKALLGKLGIGARQLLRTGEDEYKTLNLADASLSEAQLIAAIAEHPKLMERPILETATQAIIGRPPENVLEILP, encoded by the coding sequence ATGACCGATCTGACGCTTTATCACAACCCGCGCTGCTCGAAATCCCGTGGTGCGCTGGAACTGCTCGAAGCCCGTGGCCTCACGCCCACCGTGGTGCGCTACCTGGAAACCCCGCTGAACGCTGCGCAACTCAAGGCCCTGCTCGGCAAACTCGGCATCGGCGCGCGCCAGCTGCTGCGTACCGGCGAGGACGAATACAAAACCCTCAACCTGGCCGACGCCAGCCTCAGCGAAGCGCAACTCATCGCCGCCATCGCTGAGCATCCCAAGCTGATGGAGCGCCCGATCCTGGAAACCGCCACCCAAGCCATCATCGGCCGCCCGCCGGAAAACGTCCTGGAGATTCTGCCGTGA
- a CDS encoding TlpA family protein disulfide reductase has product MTRRLIGALAIITTLLLSGCGNDYGVDQYGKKVAAERLDKQWVVLNYWAEWCGPCRTEIPELNALAEQLKGQNVGVFGVNFDNVQGEELKAASEKLGIKFTVLAQNPEETFDIPRSEALPVTYIIDDKGKVREQLMGEQTAEGVLAKLKALRG; this is encoded by the coding sequence ATGACAAGGCGACTGATCGGTGCATTGGCGATCATCACAACCCTGCTGCTCAGCGGCTGCGGTAACGATTACGGCGTTGACCAATATGGCAAGAAAGTAGCGGCCGAGCGCCTGGATAAACAGTGGGTTGTACTTAATTACTGGGCCGAATGGTGTGGCCCTTGCCGCACGGAAATCCCCGAGCTCAATGCCCTGGCCGAGCAACTGAAGGGGCAGAACGTGGGGGTATTCGGGGTCAACTTCGATAACGTGCAGGGTGAAGAATTGAAGGCCGCCAGTGAAAAGCTGGGCATCAAGTTCACCGTGCTGGCGCAAAACCCGGAAGAGACTTTCGATATTCCGCGCAGCGAGGCGTTGCCGGTGACCTACATCATCGATGACAAGGGCAAGGTGCGCGAGCAGTTGATGGGCGAGCAGACGGCGGAAGGGGTGTTGGCCAAGCTCAAGGCCTTGCGCGGTTGA
- a CDS encoding META domain-containing protein: MKGALLLAALGVGLTGCAGDAVKLKQDHSYVVEWIGERPLMDYAHLTVTLGADGRAYGNGGCNHWFAPYTVEGDKLSFGKVGSTRKLCAEALMEQEHRFFQALQGVERWDISPIEQTRFWPAEGKPIRLWLEEG, from the coding sequence ATGAAAGGCGCGCTTTTGCTCGCCGCCCTCGGCGTCGGCCTGACCGGCTGCGCAGGTGACGCGGTGAAGCTCAAGCAGGACCACAGCTACGTGGTGGAATGGATCGGTGAGCGGCCGTTGATGGACTACGCCCACCTGACCGTCACCCTCGGCGCCGATGGTCGCGCCTATGGCAATGGCGGCTGCAATCACTGGTTCGCCCCCTACACCGTCGAGGGCGACAAGCTCAGCTTCGGCAAGGTGGGCAGCACCCGCAAGCTCTGCGCCGAAGCCCTGATGGAGCAGGAACACCGCTTCTTCCAGGCGCTGCAAGGCGTCGAGCGCTGGGACATCTCGCCGATCGAGCAAACGCGTTTCTGGCCCGCCGAAGGCAAGCCGATTCGCCTGTGGCTTGAAGAAGGCTGA
- a CDS encoding 2-hydroxyacid dehydrogenase, translating into MRVILFSSQTYDRDSFLGAPQPAGVELQFQPARLNLDTVALAEHHDVVCAFINDDLSAPVLEQLAKGGTRLIALRSAGYNHVDLAAARRLGLTIVRVPAYSPHAVAEHAVALILALNRRLHRAYNRTRDGDFSLHGLTGFDLVGKTVGVVGTGQIGATFAKIMAGFGCQLLAYDPFPNPQVQALGARYVSLPELLAQAQIISLHCPLTADSKHLINAASLARMQPGAMLINTGRGGLVDTPALIEALKDGQLGYLGLDVYEEEAQLFFEDRSDLPLQDDVLARLLTFPNVIITAHQAFLTREALAAIADTTLANIVAWAEGQPQNLVEG; encoded by the coding sequence ATGCGCGTCATTCTTTTCAGCAGCCAGACCTACGACCGCGACAGCTTCCTCGGCGCGCCGCAGCCCGCTGGCGTAGAGCTGCAATTCCAGCCCGCCCGGCTCAACCTCGACACCGTGGCCCTGGCCGAACACCACGACGTGGTCTGCGCCTTTATCAACGACGACCTCAGCGCACCGGTGCTGGAACAATTGGCCAAAGGCGGCACGCGCCTGATCGCGTTGCGCTCGGCCGGTTACAACCATGTCGACCTCGCCGCCGCCAGGCGCCTGGGCCTGACCATCGTGCGGGTTCCGGCCTACTCGCCCCACGCGGTGGCCGAACACGCTGTTGCGCTGATCCTGGCCCTTAACCGCCGCCTGCACCGTGCCTATAACCGCACCCGCGATGGCGACTTCAGCCTGCACGGGCTTACCGGTTTCGACTTGGTGGGCAAAACCGTCGGCGTGGTGGGCACCGGGCAGATCGGCGCCACGTTCGCCAAAATCATGGCCGGTTTCGGCTGCCAGTTGCTCGCTTATGACCCCTTCCCCAACCCGCAGGTCCAGGCCCTCGGCGCACGTTACGTAAGCCTGCCGGAGCTGCTGGCCCAGGCGCAGATCATCAGCCTGCATTGCCCGCTGACCGCCGACAGCAAACACCTGATCAACGCCGCCTCCCTGGCCCGCATGCAACCGGGCGCAATGCTGATCAACACCGGGCGTGGCGGGTTGGTCGATACGCCGGCGCTGATCGAAGCCCTCAAGGACGGCCAGCTCGGCTACCTGGGCCTGGATGTGTATGAAGAAGAAGCCCAGCTGTTTTTCGAGGACCGCTCCGACCTGCCCTTGCAGGATGACGTGCTGGCGCGGCTGTTGACCTTCCCGAACGTGATCATCACTGCGCACCAGGCCTTTTTGACGCGCGAGGCCCTGGCAGCCATCGCCGACACCACCCTGGCCAACATTGTCGCGTGGGCCGAAGGCCAGCCGCAGAACCTGGTCGAAGGATGA
- a CDS encoding response regulator: MLRRMGIKGRVLLLTLLPTSLMALLLGGYFTWMQLSELQTQLLQRGEMIAEQLAPLVAPALSTRNTDLLERIATQSLEQPDVRAVSFLAPDRSPLAHAGPTMLNQPPVGNSSHLLQRSGNDATRYLLPVFGRHRNLAGELIPDEADRLLGWVEVELSHNGMLLRGYRSLFASLLLIAIGLICTAALALRISRTINSPIGQIKQAVAQLKDGNLETRLPPLGSQELDQLASGINRMAETLQNAQEELQHSIDQATEDVRQNLETIEIQNIELDLARKEALEASRIKSEFLANMSHEIRTPLNGILGFTHLLQKSELSPRQLDYLGTIEKSADNLLGIINEILDFSKIEAGKLVLDSVPFNLRDLLQDTLTILAPAAHAKQLELVSLVYRDTPLALVGDPLRLKQILTNLISNAIKFTREGTIVARAMVEDEEEDSVQLRISVQDTGIGLSNQDVRALFQAFSQADNSLSRQPGGTGLGLVISKRLIEQMGGEIGVDSTPGEGSEFWISLNLPKTRDDVDDLPSAPLLGRRVAVLENHELARQALQHQLEDCGLEVTPFNTLESLTNGITSTHQTEQAIDLAVLGVTANDIPPERLNQHLWDLEHLGCKVLVLCPTTEQMLFNQSVPNPNSQLQAKPACTRKLRRALADLISPRPLRSEPGEPLSSRAPRVLCVDDNPANLLLVQTLLEDMGAKVLAVESGYAAIDAVKQETFDLVLMDVQMPGMDGRQSTEAIRQWESERHGTPLPVVALTAHAMANEKRALLQSGMDDYLTKPISERQLAQVVLKWTGLALRNQGPERGNDNLGHGVQLLVLDHEEGLRLAANKADLAADMLAMLLASLEADRLAITVAREAKDNNALIERVHRLHGATRYCGVPQLRAACQRAETLLKQDDAKAMAALDELDMAIARLASEARVNA; this comes from the coding sequence GTGCTTAGAAGAATGGGGATAAAAGGCCGCGTACTGTTGCTGACCTTATTACCGACCAGCCTGATGGCCTTGTTGTTGGGGGGCTATTTCACCTGGATGCAGCTCTCGGAGTTGCAGACCCAGTTGCTGCAGCGCGGCGAAATGATTGCCGAGCAGTTGGCGCCGTTGGTGGCTCCTGCCCTGAGCACGCGTAACACCGACCTGCTCGAACGCATCGCCACCCAGTCCCTTGAGCAACCGGACGTGCGCGCCGTTTCGTTCCTCGCACCTGACCGTTCGCCCCTGGCCCACGCGGGCCCGACCATGCTCAACCAGCCGCCGGTGGGCAACAGTTCGCATTTGTTGCAGCGTAGCGGCAATGACGCCACCCGCTATCTGCTGCCGGTCTTTGGCCGCCACCGTAATCTTGCCGGCGAGCTGATTCCCGATGAGGCCGACCGCCTGCTGGGCTGGGTCGAGGTGGAGCTTTCCCACAACGGCATGTTGCTGCGCGGCTACCGCAGCCTGTTCGCCAGCCTGCTGCTGATCGCCATCGGCCTGATCTGCACCGCAGCCCTGGCGCTGCGCATCAGTCGCACCATCAACTCGCCGATTGGCCAGATCAAGCAGGCCGTGGCCCAGCTCAAGGACGGCAACCTCGAAACGCGCCTGCCGCCCCTCGGCAGCCAGGAACTGGATCAATTGGCCTCGGGCATCAACCGCATGGCCGAAACCCTGCAAAATGCCCAGGAAGAATTGCAACACAGCATCGACCAGGCCACCGAAGACGTGCGCCAGAACCTGGAAACCATTGAAATCCAGAACATCGAGCTGGACCTGGCGCGCAAGGAGGCCCTGGAGGCCAGCCGTATCAAGTCGGAATTCCTGGCCAACATGAGCCACGAAATCCGCACTCCGCTCAATGGCATCCTCGGCTTTACCCACCTGCTGCAGAAAAGCGAGCTGTCGCCGCGTCAGCTGGATTACCTGGGCACCATCGAAAAGTCCGCCGACAACCTGCTGGGCATCATCAACGAGATTCTCGACTTCTCGAAAATCGAAGCCGGCAAGCTGGTGCTCGACAGCGTGCCGTTCAACCTGCGCGATTTGCTGCAGGACACCCTGACCATCCTCGCCCCCGCCGCCCATGCCAAGCAGCTCGAACTGGTCAGCCTGGTGTACCGCGACACGCCGCTGGCGCTGGTGGGCGACCCGCTGCGCCTCAAGCAGATCCTGACCAACCTGATCAGCAACGCGATCAAGTTCACCCGCGAAGGCACCATCGTCGCCCGCGCAATGGTTGAGGACGAAGAAGAAGACAGCGTACAACTGCGCATCAGTGTGCAAGACACCGGCATAGGCCTTTCCAATCAGGACGTGCGCGCGCTGTTCCAGGCGTTCAGCCAGGCCGACAACTCGCTGTCGCGCCAACCCGGCGGCACCGGTTTGGGTCTGGTGATTTCCAAACGCCTGATCGAGCAGATGGGCGGCGAGATTGGCGTCGACAGCACGCCAGGCGAAGGCTCGGAGTTCTGGATCAGCCTGAACCTGCCCAAAACCCGCGATGACGTTGACGATTTGCCTTCTGCGCCGCTGCTGGGCCGTCGTGTGGCGGTGCTGGAAAACCACGAGCTGGCGCGTCAGGCCTTGCAACATCAGTTGGAAGACTGCGGCCTGGAAGTCACGCCGTTCAACACCCTCGAAAGCCTGACCAACGGCATCACCAGCACCCATCAGACCGAACAGGCGATTGACCTGGCGGTACTCGGCGTCACGGCCAACGACATCCCGCCCGAACGCCTCAACCAACACTTGTGGGACCTCGAACACCTGGGCTGCAAGGTCCTGGTGTTATGCCCGACCACCGAGCAAATGCTGTTCAACCAGTCGGTGCCGAACCCCAACAGCCAATTGCAGGCCAAACCCGCGTGTACGCGTAAATTGCGTCGCGCCCTGGCTGACCTGATCAGCCCGCGCCCGTTGCGCAGCGAACCCGGCGAGCCACTGTCCAGCCGGGCACCGCGCGTGCTGTGCGTGGACGACAACCCGGCCAACCTGCTGCTGGTGCAAACCCTGCTCGAAGACATGGGCGCCAAGGTGCTCGCCGTCGAAAGTGGCTATGCGGCCATTGATGCGGTGAAGCAGGAAACCTTCGATCTGGTGCTGATGGACGTGCAAATGCCCGGCATGGACGGCCGCCAAAGTACCGAGGCGATTCGCCAGTGGGAGAGCGAGCGCCACGGCACGCCACTGCCGGTGGTCGCCCTCACCGCCCACGCCATGGCCAACGAAAAACGCGCGCTGCTGCAAAGCGGCATGGACGACTACCTGACCAAGCCCATCAGCGAACGGCAACTGGCCCAGGTGGTGCTGAAATGGACCGGCCTGGCCCTGCGTAACCAGGGCCCCGAGCGCGGCAATGACAACCTCGGCCACGGCGTGCAACTGCTGGTGCTGGACCACGAGGAAGGCCTGCGCCTGGCGGCGAACAAGGCGGATCTCGCCGCCGATATGCTCGCCATGCTGCTGGCCTCCCTTGAAGCCGACCGCTTGGCGATTACTGTCGCCCGCGAAGCCAAGGACAACAATGCGCTGATCGAACGCGTCCACCGCTTGCACGGCGCTACCCGCTACTGCGGCGTGCCGCAATTGCGCGCCGCCTGCCAGCGTGCCGAAACCTTGCTCAAGCAGGATGACGCCAAGGCCATGGCCGCGTTGGATGAGCTGGACATGGCGATTGCGCGGCTGGCCAGTGAGGCTCGCGTCAACGCGTAG